Part of the Ochrobactrum sp. Marseille-Q0166 genome is shown below.
CTTACGCCGCTCAACCAGGACTGCACCTCGAACTATACGCGCAAATTGTGGCCAATTCGAAAGACCAATTGCGAAAATCAGGAGCCACACAGCAGCTGCCTCCTGATGCGCGGAAGGAACCAACCCTTGCGCAAGGCCAAAAATTAGAAGTGCAATCAGTATTGTAGGGAATGTCAATTGAGTGTCGGCTATGCGCATGATGATCGTATCGAGCAGCCCACCTGCATATCCGCTGATAAGTCCGGCGCTGACACCGATTAACAATGATACAAAGGTTGCAGACACAGCCACCAGCAAAGAAACACGGCTTCCATAAAGAATAGAGGAAAATATATCGCGGCCCTGATGATCCGTCCCCATCAGAAATGTGTTGCCTGTAAACGCACTGGGCTGCAAAGGCGCACTCAAACCGTCCATAAGATTCAGCGTTGCCGGATCAAAGGGTGAATATGGTGCTATCAAAGGGGCAAATACTGCGCCCAATACCAGTATTGCAGCAAAAAATGCGGCAATTGTAGCAACCAGTGGTAACCGTTTGGAGTACGATTTAACCCCGGCCGAACGGCGATGATGGGCCATTTCTACAGAAAAAGGCGTATCTGTCATATTACGCTCCCGTCTTGATACGGTCGAAACGAAGACGCGGATCAACAGAAAAATAAAGAAGATCAACCACGAGATTGATGCTGACAAAAAGCAGAGATATGAAAACCAGATATGCAGCCATAACGGGCACATCGACGGCCTGTACGGAGTTGATAAAGAGCGAACCCACGCCCGGCCACTGAAACACCGTCTCCGTCACAATAGCAAAAGCGATGACTGAACCAAGTTGTAGTCCGACCACTGTTATCACCGGAACGAGGGTATTTTTCAGCGCATGTCCGAAATAGATACTCCGGCTGGAAAGACCACGCGCTTTTGCAAAACGGATATAATCCTGCCGCAAAACATCAAGCATTTCCGACCGGATCAAACGCATGAGCAGGGTAGTTTGAAACAGGGACAAAGTGATTGCCGGCAATATCAAAGAGCGCAAACCTGATGTTGTCAAAAAACCGGTGGTCCACCAGTTACCAAGCTCGATAACCTGCCCTCTTCCAAAGGAGGGCAGCCAGCCCAACTCGACGGAAAATAGATAGATCAGCCCCACTCCGATCAGGAATGTTGGCAACGAAACTCCAATGAGTGAC
Proteins encoded:
- a CDS encoding ABC transporter permease produces the protein MTSFIIRRIFQSAGVMLTVALIAFAVIRFVGDPLESIASQETRLEERLELKERLGLDKPVYLQFLSFIQRGLAGDFGLSYKQQEPVTRMIIEKLPATIELAITSSIIALIGGGILGVYAALRPKSRLTAFIMTSSLIGVSLPTFLIGVGLIYLFSVELGWLPSFGRGQVIELGNWWTTGFLTTSGLRSLILPAITLSLFQTTLLMRLIRSEMLDVLRQDYIRFAKARGLSSRSIYFGHALKNTLVPVITVVGLQLGSVIAFAIVTETVFQWPGVGSLFINSVQAVDVPVMAAYLVFISLLFVSINLVVDLLYFSVDPRLRFDRIKTGA
- a CDS encoding ABC transporter permease, producing MTDTPFSVEMAHHRRSAGVKSYSKRLPLVATIAAFFAAILVLGAVFAPLIAPYSPFDPATLNLMDGLSAPLQPSAFTGNTFLMGTDHQGRDIFSSILYGSRVSLLVAVSATFVSLLIGVSAGLISGYAGGLLDTIIMRIADTQLTFPTILIALLIFGLAQGLVPSAHQEAAAVWLLIFAIGLSNWPQFARIVRGAVLVERRKDYVAAARLIGVRPLRLLLTHILPNLLGPTLVVATLGLALAILEEATLSYLGVGVPPTRPSLGTLIRNGQQFLFSGEWWIFFFPAVTLVLLALSINLLGDRLRDFLNPKKLGQR